One window of the Natrinema sp. CBA1119 genome contains the following:
- a CDS encoding DUF5677 domain-containing protein, which translates to MADDNDEILGDHRWRRTTLVPPLVDSVGGSMEMVRWARERMPDFLGIALMYDAVGGKRTVDIAIACAEEAQEIHEGGDFVLSSDYDELSSSEFGSLKEALDDDVLEDLFHGLEPLIAYYPSYPKASLFDETPPEEDHHLGYLAEIVDELSDRRSHLSTYVQGIFVGTLMATGGMMIPPDSPLADINEVFRYPDTEKSRELASVVRASTKATNASDEADENQSDWARRFWQRGFEITECIFPQEDQDAEEQGENPDQEFFQELAAIGYEYETELRTTLLDLWWDAKHDAEFTGKHEVLDGLLLRQVNLATSLAGTPAMWSHDIGSIILRCMAETHITLEWLNQKGGRSDYQDFIEYGLGQEKLLLEHSKNVASEFPDEEVGDLEQGLDDLEQKIEAQRAMYLLPVDVGHWADKNTRELAQEAGCKDVYDMRFQQYSAAVHGQWNAMDKANLVTCHNPLHQYHKIPEFRPVYKNPYAVVEAGNLMNRSFSSWIEAREINAEDPQIPDLAGSVKQFMREWNDS; encoded by the coding sequence ATGGCTGACGATAACGACGAGATTTTAGGCGATCACCGCTGGCGGCGGACGACCCTCGTCCCACCCCTTGTTGATTCTGTTGGGGGATCTATGGAGATGGTGCGGTGGGCTCGTGAGCGAATGCCTGACTTCCTCGGGATCGCGTTAATGTACGATGCTGTCGGTGGAAAGCGGACAGTTGATATCGCTATCGCTTGCGCAGAGGAGGCACAAGAGATTCATGAGGGAGGGGATTTCGTTCTTTCCAGCGACTACGATGAACTCTCATCCTCAGAATTCGGTAGCCTGAAAGAGGCATTGGATGACGATGTCCTTGAGGATCTGTTTCACGGCTTAGAGCCACTTATCGCCTACTATCCGTCGTATCCTAAGGCGTCACTCTTTGATGAAACACCACCGGAAGAAGATCATCACCTCGGCTATCTGGCTGAGATCGTGGATGAACTTTCGGACCGACGGTCTCACCTTTCCACGTACGTTCAGGGTATTTTTGTCGGAACTCTGATGGCGACAGGTGGAATGATGATTCCTCCGGATAGCCCTCTTGCGGATATCAACGAAGTGTTTCGATACCCGGATACGGAGAAGTCAAGGGAGCTAGCGTCGGTAGTGAGAGCATCGACCAAAGCGACTAATGCCTCGGATGAGGCCGACGAAAACCAGAGTGACTGGGCTCGTCGATTCTGGCAGAGGGGATTTGAGATAACAGAGTGTATCTTTCCGCAGGAGGACCAAGACGCGGAGGAACAGGGAGAGAACCCCGATCAAGAGTTCTTTCAGGAACTTGCGGCAATCGGATATGAATACGAGACAGAGCTTCGAACCACTCTACTTGATCTTTGGTGGGATGCGAAGCATGATGCGGAGTTCACCGGAAAACACGAGGTACTGGACGGTTTACTTCTGAGACAGGTTAACTTGGCTACATCCCTTGCAGGGACTCCGGCAATGTGGTCACACGACATCGGCAGTATCATCCTTCGGTGTATGGCTGAGACGCATATCACGCTGGAGTGGCTCAATCAAAAGGGTGGCCGTAGTGATTACCAGGATTTCATTGAATACGGTCTCGGCCAAGAGAAGCTACTGCTGGAGCATTCCAAGAACGTGGCCTCCGAATTCCCAGATGAAGAGGTGGGGGATCTTGAACAAGGATTGGATGACTTAGAGCAGAAAATCGAAGCACAGAGAGCGATGTACCTGCTGCCGGTAGATGTGGGTCATTGGGCGGATAAGAATACCCGAGAACTCGCTCAGGAAGCTGGCTGTAAGGATGTCTACGATATGCGTTTCCAGCAGTACAGCGCCGCAGTGCATGGCCAGTGGAATGCGATGGACAAAGCGAATTTAGTCACGTGTCATAATCCGCTACACCAGTATCACAAGATTCCAGAGTTTAGGCCTGTGTATAAGAACCCCTACGCGGTCGTCGAAGCGGGGAACTTGATGAATCGAAGTTTCAGTAGTTGGATTGAGGCGCGAGAGATTAACGCTGAAGACCCTCAGATACCAGACTTGGCTGGGTCAGTAAAGCAGTTTATGAGAGAGTGGAATGACAGCTGA
- a CDS encoding DNA adenine methylase, translated as MTKSVFPYPGGKAYLAPWIIEHFPSHKCYVEVFGGSAAVLVTKEESHTEVYNDRDGDLVQFFKVLRDHEEDLVDWLDKTPYARDLHKEWKEDFYSGERPDDPIERAGRFFYLRYSQYASKYRTKSGFASASQRNKARKLRNATEKLHSFAERFQNVQIENLDYADLMDRFDSEETFFYADPPYVDEGDALYRHGEFDHDRFVDTLEEMDGKWAVSYQRLPERLKKYHVVEQGRSQFMNKQHDNETRSTEVTERLVMNYDPSEVGSFQTGSQTTLSGHSDE; from the coding sequence ATGACTAAGTCGGTGTTTCCGTACCCTGGGGGAAAAGCCTATCTCGCTCCCTGGATCATCGAACATTTCCCATCTCACAAGTGCTACGTCGAAGTGTTCGGTGGGAGTGCTGCCGTCCTCGTCACAAAGGAAGAGAGTCACACAGAGGTCTACAACGACAGAGACGGGGATCTTGTTCAGTTCTTCAAAGTGCTACGAGACCACGAAGAAGATCTGGTAGATTGGCTCGACAAAACCCCGTACGCAAGGGATCTCCACAAGGAATGGAAAGAGGACTTCTATTCCGGCGAGCGACCGGATGACCCCATCGAGCGGGCAGGGAGATTCTTTTACCTTCGGTACTCTCAATACGCCTCAAAATACCGAACAAAATCGGGATTCGCATCCGCAAGCCAACGGAATAAGGCTCGAAAGCTCCGTAATGCGACAGAGAAACTCCATAGTTTTGCTGAGAGGTTCCAAAACGTCCAGATTGAGAACCTTGATTACGCAGACCTGATGGATCGCTTCGACAGTGAGGAAACCTTCTTCTACGCTGATCCGCCGTACGTTGATGAAGGCGACGCTCTGTACCGCCACGGGGAGTTCGACCACGACCGATTCGTCGATACGCTCGAAGAAATGGATGGGAAGTGGGCAGTCTCCTACCAGCGACTCCCTGAGCGGTTGAAGAAATACCACGTTGTGGAGCAAGGCCGCTCCCAGTTTATGAACAAACAGCACGACAACGAGACTCGTAGCACAGAAGTCACTGAGCGTCTTGTGATGAACTACGATCCAAGCGAGGTGGGATCTTTCCAGACTGGTAGTCAAACGACGCTTTCAGGCCACTCTGACGAATGA
- a CDS encoding DUF1156 domain-containing protein, which translates to MSEQSGSSPETSERTELPIERGFPIERVNELAEREGRAKMYYRPIYTMHKWWARRLGCVFRAISLYSLLDDPDTVDVFEPGDNGETLASWNDDGSAELDIASILERVDMADPESLWQLYPKDVRVEGKKVLDPFMGGGTSLVEASRFGAEVVGNDLNPVAWFVTKKELEAGQTDVDELEDAFEKVKKDVAEEVTQYYKTPCPNGDHDADVMYNFWVKELDCVSCSHTVPLFKDYRVAKGRYENDDKYNVLCPDCGAVTLVDDWQSESLCDACGHSFIPKNGNVSRGGKYNCPDCGQKYAITDAIQEQGPPNLRLYAVEYYCDHCESAGGERSEYKGYKRVEKADIELLNEAIEEWESSDDLHKYVPDEKIPEGAITASSELAGNDVFDHGYEYWTDMQNERQLLSIAKIMRSIEDVDPPLRDYLLLALTDSLMFQNMFCIYNQPANKVEGVFRMNSFVPTSEAIENNVWGASAGRGTFSNSVDKVMSGVEYGSSPTERFIEDGETQETGKFAQSIGEDFSLHQGDMRNLDFEDEFDAVITDPPYYDNIIYSEVSDYFYVWQKILLEDEYPGFDHDQTPRAESIVTNPYLDKTVEDFETEIGQAFAVIRRALKDDGVLAFTYHHSDSESWGELLASLCANGFEVTATYPISADSNKFITGEAVSFDIAVVARPIDETDPASWNSLRRDIYRTARRTRKQLEENRDLSRGDIGVMEMGACFREYSKHHGKVQRDGEIMSAKEVVQEIYGIIQEASDIGVEDVFIDLLDTPNPSFDDVNKLCRGTNATPEDLKETRLYNQDDGFELGTWDNEKRQAYIQERVNGDGGDHLSNLDKLQFLRYRYEKGQAIQNYVEKWDVDDDLRELAGRLADVTGDDTYTRVLGDRDITSYGE; encoded by the coding sequence ATGTCTGAACAATCTGGGTCATCACCCGAGACGTCTGAGCGGACGGAACTTCCGATTGAGCGAGGCTTCCCTATTGAGCGCGTGAATGAGTTGGCCGAGCGAGAAGGGCGAGCGAAAATGTACTACCGCCCTATCTACACCATGCACAAATGGTGGGCCCGTCGTCTCGGGTGTGTCTTCCGAGCGATTTCACTCTACTCGCTCCTTGATGACCCAGATACAGTGGATGTGTTCGAGCCGGGCGACAATGGGGAGACGCTGGCGAGCTGGAATGATGATGGCTCTGCCGAGTTAGATATTGCTTCCATTCTTGAACGGGTCGATATGGCGGACCCTGAGAGTCTTTGGCAGTTGTATCCAAAGGATGTCCGGGTTGAAGGTAAGAAAGTGCTCGATCCCTTCATGGGTGGTGGAACTTCACTGGTTGAAGCATCACGTTTCGGAGCAGAAGTGGTCGGGAATGATTTGAACCCTGTGGCTTGGTTCGTCACGAAGAAGGAGCTCGAAGCTGGCCAGACAGACGTAGATGAACTGGAAGACGCCTTCGAGAAAGTGAAGAAGGATGTCGCCGAGGAGGTCACCCAGTACTACAAAACGCCCTGTCCTAACGGCGACCACGACGCAGATGTGATGTACAACTTCTGGGTGAAGGAATTAGACTGTGTCTCCTGTAGCCACACTGTACCGCTGTTCAAGGACTACAGAGTGGCCAAGGGTCGTTATGAGAACGACGATAAGTACAACGTCCTCTGTCCGGATTGTGGGGCGGTTACTTTAGTGGACGACTGGCAGTCTGAAAGCCTCTGCGATGCCTGTGGTCATAGTTTCATCCCGAAGAACGGGAATGTGTCGCGGGGAGGGAAGTACAACTGCCCTGACTGCGGTCAGAAGTACGCAATTACGGACGCCATCCAGGAACAGGGCCCACCAAATCTTCGTCTTTACGCGGTCGAGTATTACTGCGACCACTGCGAATCCGCCGGTGGGGAACGAAGTGAATATAAAGGGTACAAACGCGTCGAAAAGGCGGACATCGAACTCCTCAATGAGGCAATAGAGGAATGGGAGAGTAGTGATGACCTTCATAAGTACGTCCCCGACGAAAAAATCCCAGAAGGAGCAATTACTGCGTCCTCTGAGCTGGCTGGGAATGATGTCTTTGACCACGGATACGAGTACTGGACTGATATGCAAAACGAGCGTCAGTTGCTCTCAATTGCGAAGATTATGCGGTCTATCGAAGATGTGGATCCGCCGTTACGAGACTACCTCCTCTTGGCTCTAACGGACTCCCTCATGTTCCAGAATATGTTCTGTATCTACAACCAACCTGCAAACAAGGTTGAGGGCGTCTTCCGGATGAACTCGTTCGTCCCGACCTCAGAGGCTATTGAGAACAATGTCTGGGGCGCTTCAGCAGGTCGAGGTACGTTCTCAAACTCTGTTGATAAAGTGATGAGCGGTGTTGAGTATGGATCTTCTCCGACGGAGCGGTTTATTGAAGACGGGGAAACCCAGGAAACGGGAAAGTTCGCACAGTCAATTGGTGAGGACTTCTCTCTTCACCAAGGGGATATGCGGAACCTCGACTTCGAGGATGAATTTGATGCAGTGATTACTGACCCGCCATACTACGACAACATCATTTACTCGGAGGTCTCCGACTACTTTTACGTCTGGCAGAAGATTCTGCTTGAAGATGAATACCCTGGATTTGACCACGACCAGACACCGCGCGCCGAATCAATCGTAACTAACCCGTATCTGGACAAAACAGTCGAGGACTTCGAAACCGAGATTGGGCAAGCCTTCGCTGTAATCCGACGAGCTCTAAAGGACGATGGGGTTCTGGCGTTCACCTATCACCACTCTGACTCAGAGTCGTGGGGCGAATTGCTTGCATCGTTATGTGCTAACGGATTCGAGGTCACAGCGACGTATCCAATCAGTGCGGACTCTAATAAATTCATCACGGGGGAGGCCGTGTCCTTCGATATTGCCGTCGTTGCTCGGCCTATCGATGAGACAGACCCGGCGTCGTGGAACTCCCTCCGCCGCGACATCTACCGTACGGCCCGACGGACCCGCAAGCAACTCGAAGAAAACCGTGACCTCTCTCGCGGCGACATCGGCGTGATGGAGATGGGTGCGTGTTTCCGCGAGTACTCCAAGCACCACGGTAAGGTCCAGCGCGACGGAGAGATCATGTCCGCAAAGGAGGTCGTCCAGGAGATCTACGGCATCATCCAAGAAGCAAGCGACATCGGCGTCGAGGACGTGTTCATCGACCTGCTGGACACGCCGAATCCCTCGTTCGACGACGTCAACAAGCTCTGCCGCGGGACGAACGCCACACCCGAAGATCTCAAGGAGACGCGCCTGTACAACCAGGACGACGGCTTCGAACTCGGCACTTGGGACAACGAGAAGCGCCAGGCGTACATCCAGGAGCGAGTTAACGGCGACGGTGGCGACCACCTCTCGAACCTCGATAAGCTCCAGTTCCTGCGGTATCGCTACGAGAAGGGACAGGCGATCCAGAACTACGTCGAAAAGTGGGACGTCGATGACGACCTGCGCGAACTCGCCGGTCGGCTCGCCGACGTGACCGGCGACGACACGTACACGCGCGTGCTCGGGGATCGGGACATCACGAGCTACGGCGAATAG
- a CDS encoding HNH endonuclease has protein sequence MPSLDKSELHSLVVESIGNDVVQNSGVDSDPPFEVYLEEGEPSRCRFYMFTLTSTGSEHRSEDEYRIDLRLPNHEGGNVSPAAPDRSGDYLVLVGGYNPEREVFAFWDDDLYDSYGWVRHLQIKEGTLDEAETKGVGFQHRNGGSGGETVIAARKGSLRRAVQMRYRLEHTRDLLSEYLPGDWRSNSSDDESIRIHRFELFVDCFFTQTDQTHTVSERCNRAEELSHNITSDILNQIGLPDKPGLYDILSRMGSDWLGEPTPHEIEAERDSVEEQIPSEPTLTEEQEEFNETQRRARDSAFTKVVRDAYDERCAVCGSKRLSPAGNPEVEAAHIFPKSMNGRDHVQNGIALCRLHHWAFDCGWISLSDDYEILVKDESGLNGYDDFSPLEGDRIHLPEEDDKRPHRKFLAEHRQMNGFDS, from the coding sequence ATGCCTTCACTTGATAAGTCGGAGCTCCATTCGCTTGTTGTAGAGTCGATTGGCAATGACGTAGTTCAAAATAGTGGTGTTGATTCGGACCCGCCTTTCGAAGTGTACTTGGAGGAGGGAGAACCCTCCAGATGCCGATTCTACATGTTCACTTTGACTTCTACTGGATCAGAACATCGATCAGAAGATGAATATCGAATCGACCTAAGATTGCCAAACCACGAGGGGGGAAATGTTTCCCCCGCGGCTCCAGACCGTTCAGGGGACTACTTGGTTCTAGTTGGCGGGTACAACCCAGAAAGGGAGGTGTTCGCCTTCTGGGACGATGATTTGTATGACAGTTACGGTTGGGTACGGCATCTACAAATCAAAGAGGGAACCCTCGACGAAGCGGAAACAAAAGGAGTCGGCTTTCAGCATCGTAACGGTGGTTCGGGGGGTGAAACCGTGATCGCAGCCAGGAAAGGCTCCCTTCGACGCGCCGTTCAGATGCGGTATCGATTAGAACACACCCGGGACCTTCTTTCAGAGTATCTCCCAGGTGATTGGCGTAGCAACTCATCAGATGATGAATCGATCCGGATTCATCGCTTCGAGCTTTTTGTTGACTGCTTCTTTACACAAACTGATCAAACACACACAGTTTCTGAACGATGTAATCGTGCCGAAGAACTCTCGCATAATATTACATCTGATATTTTGAATCAGATTGGATTACCGGATAAACCGGGACTATATGATATCTTGTCGAGAATGGGATCTGATTGGTTGGGAGAGCCTACACCGCATGAAATCGAAGCGGAACGTGATTCGGTCGAAGAACAGATTCCATCTGAACCGACACTCACTGAGGAACAAGAGGAATTCAATGAGACTCAACGCCGTGCACGAGACTCTGCATTCACTAAGGTAGTGAGAGATGCCTATGACGAAAGATGTGCTGTCTGTGGGAGCAAACGGTTGTCACCTGCTGGGAACCCTGAGGTAGAGGCAGCGCACATCTTCCCGAAGAGTATGAATGGCCGTGATCACGTTCAAAACGGTATTGCCCTCTGTAGACTCCATCACTGGGCCTTTGATTGTGGGTGGATCTCGCTCTCTGACGACTACGAGATCCTTGTCAAGGATGAATCGGGGCTAAACGGGTATGACGATTTCAGCCCGTTAGAGGGTGATAGGATACACCTTCCTGAAGAAGACGACAAGAGACCACACCGCAAATTCCTTGCGGAACATCGGCAGATGAACGGATTTGACTCCTGA
- a CDS encoding restriction endonuclease, which yields MSTVDEVYEYGQDTFNVPERGEIRIEGCPSSIGDQLRRASFTQESPGFFTKSQAALDGEQEYEVVTVTVDGDENEVLHVEATDIIGVVSLTPSSKVQVDPKIDWEHIFDMLLAVYDQNRSIEYHGIPLQDFLSDDIHLDDVFVVLAINYLDGLETIHRQGYIRDLVIRRLDSLDGRGEIDVEQTLLNHGRGTLEPHWIRNETEYDNAANSLLHFAGKTLLRLFRQNTHENDHPAYDRIFSEVHREVERLESMGVSSGLDRMDEYRRLSLSDLPKQRRYYQKAFDVAKAVMSSSLGQQLRDGPRELVVDYVLNMESLFEQYSQVVIERELSYIKSYDHLGDLNDVTPVRSPSVNPFEGEGQIYHEPDHAVQEGDETLAVLDSKYYAEGHDPVKESPSRSRLFSYAYLLHSDRLAFLCPLLEPKRRRVAQTGAELQIVSPVQEFTLDRYGDVVHDYLHDVLVTISPELEAFRAVAENRLCLDGVEETDLSDAKSMSGPFTFKDTRDFSLRVLKAAADEHSWEVRNRYDLEQDGDWTREQIETRCEQRYEHTTTCVPVFCRDQGQEWIDLYFLGGGGDVEKEGPLKLL from the coding sequence ATGAGTACGGTTGACGAAGTTTACGAGTACGGGCAGGACACCTTCAACGTCCCTGAGCGCGGGGAAATCCGGATAGAGGGCTGTCCGTCGTCCATCGGGGACCAGCTTCGTCGCGCGTCCTTCACGCAGGAGAGCCCCGGCTTCTTCACGAAGAGCCAGGCGGCACTCGACGGTGAGCAGGAGTACGAAGTTGTCACGGTCACCGTAGATGGCGACGAAAACGAGGTACTCCACGTTGAGGCGACGGACATCATCGGCGTCGTGAGTCTCACGCCGTCGTCGAAGGTGCAGGTCGATCCGAAGATCGACTGGGAACACATCTTCGACATGCTCCTGGCCGTCTACGACCAGAACCGGTCTATCGAGTATCACGGGATCCCGCTGCAGGACTTTCTCTCCGACGATATCCATCTTGACGACGTGTTCGTGGTGCTGGCGATCAACTACCTGGATGGCTTGGAGACGATCCACCGGCAGGGGTACATCCGCGACTTGGTCATCCGCCGGCTCGACAGTCTTGACGGACGGGGGGAGATCGACGTCGAACAAACGCTGTTGAACCACGGGCGCGGGACGTTGGAGCCACACTGGATCCGCAACGAGACCGAGTATGACAACGCTGCGAACTCGCTACTCCACTTCGCTGGAAAGACGCTCCTTCGACTCTTCCGGCAGAATACCCACGAAAACGACCACCCTGCATACGATCGAATCTTCTCGGAAGTACACCGCGAGGTGGAGCGCCTGGAGAGTATGGGTGTCAGCAGCGGGTTGGACAGGATGGACGAGTATCGACGCCTCTCACTCAGCGACCTTCCAAAGCAGCGACGGTACTACCAGAAGGCGTTCGATGTTGCCAAGGCAGTGATGTCGTCGTCGCTCGGCCAGCAACTCCGTGATGGACCACGAGAGCTGGTCGTGGACTACGTCCTGAATATGGAGTCGCTGTTCGAGCAGTACTCTCAGGTCGTCATTGAGCGCGAACTCTCGTACATCAAGTCCTACGACCACCTCGGCGACCTCAACGACGTGACGCCCGTCCGGTCACCGTCCGTGAATCCGTTCGAGGGTGAAGGCCAGATCTACCACGAACCAGATCATGCGGTACAGGAGGGCGACGAAACGCTGGCGGTGCTGGACTCGAAATACTACGCAGAAGGCCACGATCCGGTGAAGGAATCGCCGTCCCGGTCGCGGTTGTTCAGCTACGCCTACCTTCTCCACTCTGATAGGCTCGCGTTCCTGTGTCCGCTGCTCGAACCGAAGCGTCGCCGCGTCGCCCAGACTGGAGCCGAACTGCAGATCGTCTCACCCGTGCAGGAGTTCACTCTGGACAGATACGGCGATGTCGTCCACGACTACCTACACGACGTCCTCGTCACGATATCACCCGAACTCGAAGCCTTCCGCGCTGTCGCGGAGAACCGGCTGTGCCTCGACGGCGTCGAAGAAACGGACCTGAGCGATGCGAAGTCGATGAGCGGCCCGTTCACCTTCAAGGACACACGGGACTTCTCGCTCCGCGTCCTCAAGGCTGCTGCCGACGAACACTCGTGGGAAGTCCGCAATCGGTATGACTTAGAACAGGACGGCGACTGGACGCGAGAGCAGATCGAAACGCGGTGTGAACAGCGCTACGAGCATACGACGACGTGCGTACCGGTGTTCTGTCGTGACCAGGGGCAAGAGTGGATCGACCTATACTTCCTAGGCGGCGGGGGAGACGTTGAGAAGGAAGGCCCATTGAAACTTTTATAG